A genomic window from Micromonospora sp. WMMA1947 includes:
- a CDS encoding acyl-CoA synthetase, which produces MSLLSRLAETTDDRPGAVRVEDRSLSWVELRRAASAVADDLRGAARVAVPATATLETVVGVVGGLLAGAAVVPVPPDAGPMERDHILRDSGAELLLATPGTPDAGAPPVVPLDLARRSDTTHPEPDPAATALILYTSGTTGAPKGAVLSRRAIAACLDGLADAWAWTPDDVLAHGLPLFHVHGLVLGVLGPLRVGSPLRHVGRPHPERYAAAGASMYFGVPTIWSRIAAQPAAARALRGARLLVSGSAALPEPVFAALAGLTGNRPVERYGMTETLVTLSARADGPRRPGTVGVPLPGVHTRVVDDHGGALPADGTAMGELQVRGGTLFDGYLNRPDADAATRTADGWFRTGDVATVDPDGAHRIVGRAATDLIKSGGYRIGAGEVEDALLAHPGVREAAVVGTPHPDLGQQVTAYVVGDGVAETELIDFVARQLSAHKRPRQVRLVGALPRNAMGKVQKSRLGET; this is translated from the coding sequence GTGTCGCTGCTGAGCCGGCTCGCCGAGACCACAGACGACCGTCCGGGCGCGGTCCGGGTGGAGGACCGGTCGCTGTCCTGGGTGGAGCTGCGCCGCGCGGCCAGCGCGGTCGCCGACGACCTGCGCGGCGCGGCCCGGGTGGCGGTGCCCGCCACCGCGACCCTGGAGACGGTGGTCGGCGTGGTCGGCGGGCTGCTCGCCGGCGCGGCCGTGGTGCCCGTGCCACCGGACGCCGGCCCGATGGAACGCGACCACATCCTGCGCGACTCCGGCGCGGAACTGCTGCTGGCCACGCCGGGCACGCCGGACGCCGGCGCGCCGCCGGTCGTGCCGCTGGACCTGGCCCGGCGCTCGGACACCACGCATCCCGAGCCCGACCCGGCGGCCACCGCGCTGATCCTCTACACCTCCGGCACCACCGGCGCGCCGAAGGGCGCGGTGCTGTCCCGCCGAGCGATCGCCGCCTGCCTGGACGGGCTCGCCGACGCCTGGGCCTGGACCCCCGACGACGTGCTGGCACACGGCCTGCCGCTGTTCCACGTGCACGGGCTGGTGCTCGGCGTGCTCGGCCCGCTGCGCGTCGGCAGCCCGCTGCGCCACGTCGGCCGGCCGCACCCCGAGCGGTACGCGGCCGCCGGCGCCTCGATGTACTTCGGCGTGCCCACGATCTGGTCGCGGATCGCGGCGCAACCGGCGGCGGCGCGGGCGCTGCGCGGCGCCCGGCTGCTCGTGTCCGGCAGCGCGGCACTCCCCGAGCCGGTCTTCGCGGCGCTGGCCGGGCTGACCGGCAACCGGCCGGTCGAGCGGTACGGGATGACCGAGACCCTCGTGACGCTGAGCGCCCGCGCGGACGGTCCCCGGCGGCCCGGCACGGTGGGCGTGCCGCTGCCCGGCGTGCACACGCGTGTGGTGGACGACCACGGCGGCGCGCTGCCCGCCGACGGCACGGCCATGGGCGAACTCCAGGTACGCGGCGGCACGCTGTTCGACGGCTACCTGAACCGGCCGGACGCCGACGCGGCCACCCGCACGGCGGACGGCTGGTTCCGCACCGGCGACGTCGCGACCGTCGACCCGGACGGCGCCCACCGGATCGTCGGCCGGGCCGCCACCGACCTGATCAAGAGCGGCGGATACCGGATCGGGGCCGGCGAGGTGGAGGACGCGCTGCTGGCCCACCCGGGTGTCCGGGAGGCGGCGGTGGTCGGCACGCCCCACCCCGACCTGGGGCAGCAGGTGACCGCGTACGTGGTCGGCGACGGCGTGGCCGAGACCGAGCTGATCGACTTCGTGGCACGGCAGCTGTCCGCGCACAAGCGGCCACGGCAGGTACGGCTGGTCGGCGCGCTGCCCCGCAACGCGATGGGCAAGGTGCAGAAGTCCCGGCTGGGCGAGACGTGA
- a CDS encoding zf-HC2 domain-containing protein codes for MVCEQWREILSAQLDGEASGSEIEAAEAHLTGCAGCRAWFDTAASVTRRARTQLAPRVPDLVDAVLAAAPPPRPSRRHRITLGLRGALGLLGAVQLVLGLAQIGREAVVAHAHVSGQHLWHESAAWNVAVGAGFLYVAARRSAPSGLLPMLSAFVATLVLLSVNDLITGQVAMTRLVSHGFLLVGWAVMLVLSRLGRRPGDTPPGQRRSDGSRWALPAEEPAAPALRLVPPGPYPAQARDRRAA; via the coding sequence ATGGTGTGTGAGCAGTGGCGGGAGATCCTGTCGGCACAGCTGGACGGTGAGGCGTCCGGGTCGGAGATCGAGGCGGCCGAGGCGCACCTGACCGGCTGCGCCGGCTGCCGCGCCTGGTTCGACACCGCCGCGTCGGTGACCCGGCGTGCCCGTACGCAGCTCGCCCCACGGGTACCCGACCTGGTCGACGCGGTCCTGGCCGCCGCCCCGCCGCCCCGGCCCAGCCGCCGCCACCGGATCACGCTCGGCCTGCGCGGGGCGCTCGGCCTGCTCGGCGCGGTGCAGCTCGTGCTCGGCCTGGCCCAGATCGGACGGGAGGCGGTCGTCGCGCACGCACACGTCTCCGGCCAGCACCTGTGGCACGAGTCGGCGGCCTGGAACGTCGCCGTCGGCGCCGGGTTCCTCTACGTGGCCGCGCGCCGGTCCGCCCCGTCCGGCCTGCTGCCGATGCTCAGCGCGTTCGTCGCCACGCTCGTGCTGCTGTCGGTGAACGACCTGATCACCGGGCAGGTGGCGATGACCCGTCTGGTCAGCCACGGCTTCCTGCTGGTCGGCTGGGCCGTGATGCTGGTGCTGTCCCGGCTCGGCCGGCGCCCCGGCGACACGCCACCCGGGCAGCGCCGGTCGGACGGATCGCGGTGGGCGCTGCCGGCCGAGGAACCGGCCGCGCCGGCGCTGCGGCTGGTGCCGCCCGGCCCGTACCCGGCACAGGCCCGCGACCGGCGCGCCGCCTGA